In the Nothobranchius furzeri strain GRZ-AD chromosome 1, NfurGRZ-RIMD1, whole genome shotgun sequence genome, GGCTTTTTTTGCTATTGTTATTATGAataatattttttaatattttccaTGTTTCTTGGGtattatttttgttcatttgtaGTAATTTGTCATAATATTCCTTTTTACTAGTTCTAATTATAGTtgttagtttgtttttatatgatttgtATCTGTTTTCTGCCTCTTTTGTTCATGTTTTTATGAATAGTTTATATAGTGTATTCTTCTTTTTACAGGCATTTTGTAGCCTCTTTGTCATCCATGgcttattattttattgttgtttttgttcctAACTGGCCAGTTTTTATTGTATAATTCAAGTATTTTTGTTAAAAAGGTTTCAAATGCTTTACTTGGATCATGCTGCCCGTCAGCGTGACACACTcgtacccagctgcagtttttaccctacagtatattctcagtaacatgaggaaaacattatttgaacattattttaatgggaaattattaaacaatgttaggaagcaggctgagatagcaaactcaaagtgcaaaattaaaagtgcaaaactttaaaacattttaatttcagtgaagtcccttttcaatttttctgaatgaactttgactcctgcacacagcatagacatagaagagtaAATGctgcaccaaccgctactgcctatgtttgtccgcatttgcgggttctactttttataaactctgtgGTTaataggatgttttagctaggctttagctctgaAAAAActctgtggagatctggagctagaacgatGAAAGAACGCATTCATAAACCCTttcacgcacgccaggacgaacGCACCCACTTTTACGTTCATCAGGCAAAATAccaacgagttcagttcacgttcacgaaaAAAAGAACAAATTCACGAACGAAGGGGTGACAGAAATAATGCACTGTGCAATTTAAGATTTATTCAACAACATTATGAATGCAATAAGATTGATAAGGCAAACTATCACGAAAGTAAACAAACACATCTAACACCAGGACTGAAATGTTAAGGATTAGAAATCAGGAATTCAGGACTGGTCCAGAATTAAAACAAGATTTCCATGCATCAAAAAAGACCCTGAAAAAGCAGCCTGGgcttaagccccccccccccctctcactcCGCCCCTGGGTGGCAGCAGAGCACCATACGTAGGTGGAGGAGTTACTGAGGAGTTCTGCTGAGAGATAACTGCCATGCTGTTATTGTCTGTCTTCATTTAATAAAGTTTCTATGAATAAAGTTACTGCTTGCCTTCTACAAACTACAAAACATGCATTTTAAATACTTACGGCAGAGACGGTCTTTACATCTGCCTCTACATCCTGAGCAGGCAGTCCCCACAGAATTGTATGGAGGCCATCCATTCACATTACCACTGTAAAAAAAGCAATGTCTTAGATTGTTTTTTTTCAATGTTACTCCATaacaaatgtgttatatttaataCACCTGTTAAAAAAACTCTTTAGTACTTCACTCAGAAGTCATCACCTGCCATTTGGTGGACAATCGAAGTGCTACAAGTGGCGAGCACCTTTTGTATCTCTCCATCTTCTGTCCTAACTGAGTCCTGGGGCAGCAGCTTTGCAGAAACACTCCCTGTCTCCAGCTCCCTGTTCTAATTCATCCAGAGGGACGGCAAGACGTTCACAGGCCAACTCTGAGATAAAATCTCCACTGAGATCTGGGTAAACCCTGAGGTATCCTTCTTTGGGAGCATGTCTGAAACATTTCCCATAGAAGGTCCCTAGTAAGCATCCTTATTGGTGGCCAGAATGACCTCACCTGACCTTTCAGTGTGGAGGATGTGCTTTAACTCTGTAATTTAGGGTATTCTTGCACACTGAATGAATGTGTCAGTGTGCTCTTCTTACCCTGGTCCATAGTTGCAAACCAAAAGGGCACCCTCACTGGTAGTAAAGTGTTTGACACCATTTGTGCACAGCTGGACAGCACAACCAACCTTATAGCTATCTGCCCAGACAACCTGCAAACAGACAACATTAAGGAAGTCATGGAATGCATTCCTAATTTTAAGTTTTTTCTTATTTCCCAACTTCTTGatccaaaagtaaaaaaaaacatacctGCGTGTAATGGCCACAGACATAGGTGCATTTGTTGTTGTTAAAGTTGTAGTCATGACTTTCGTTCACCCAACGTTTTATGGCGTGTTTTGTGTTGAAAGATGATGCCGGGGCACCTGTCCATATGTTTTCTCCAACAGAGTGAAAGGTAGGGTGCACGCTGCGGACATCCTTAAGGTAGATGTTGTGTTTAAACTCACAGCGTCTAGCCCACGCTCTCGCGGTCATTGCCAAACCCTCGTCCCATGTCTAGATCAGCAGAAACAGATCATAGATGCAACAGATTTATTTGTTGTTACACTTTTTTAGAAGGTGAGCTGGTTGACGTGACGTTGACTTTTTAAAAGAAAACCTGAAGATAAAAGGAGATTTAGGGAcaatcaaaataaaagcttttctctTTATCTCCCTGGTTGAGAAGCAGTAAAGCTGGTGAAGATGGCTGTAACTGTAGCCTGCACTTAACCTATGACCCCCCAAGGCTGCTATCAGGTATTCATGTTGTTTAGCTTGAGAGACACATTTTATTCTCCCATGTCTCTGACTGAATGCATGACAATAATAATTGAATCCGGAGTTTTGGGTTGAGCATTTGGTTTTCTTGTGCTCCACTTTCAAACGTACTCTAACACAGTTTTAGTAATGTAAGGCAGTATTCCAGTAAGGAGGTCTAGTCTGAGTTTACCCACTTTAAGTCGAGAATCTCAGTTTTACTCCACAGAAAAACTTATTTGTTTGAGTTCAGTCAATTTCGACTATTGTAGCCTTATTTCAAAAGCTACCTCTGATTAAAGTACTACTGCTTCCATATTAGTCACCTTGTTAAAGGTGGACAACCAGATGAGAGGGGACATGTTGAAGCTCAGCATTTCCCAAAGAAAACCTGCTAGTCAGCTGGTCGAGTTTACAGTCTTGGCAACAGATTCAAAGATTCACTTTTTTTCCttctgttacaaaaatattttgcATCTCTGCTTTTTGAGATTCATCAACACTGATGTCTTATTCTACCCACAATGCATCACAATAATCTCCACCATAAAGTCAGAGGTGCAAACAAAacagtagaggtgctgaaaaaaatcgattcaagtctgaatcgggattcttatttataaagattcagaatcgattcacaaaggctcAGAATCGATTCAAAGAaatcaaatatttggcatgttacaggtttgagatgaacttttttgatctttgttaggagagtcagtactctgtttacttttgtggtcccataaa is a window encoding:
- the glipr1a gene encoding GLIPR1-like protein 1 gives rise to the protein MKRTRKILVWAWIVLVLEVCSISLPEISDKKFIEDCVKEHNTARSAVSPPASNMLYMTWDEGLAMTARAWARRCEFKHNIYLKDVRSVHPTFHSVGENIWTGAPASSFNTKHAIKRWVNESHDYNFNNNKCTYVCGHYTQVVWADSYKVGCAVQLCTNGVKHFTTSEGALLVCNYGPGGNVNGWPPYNSVGTACSGCRGRCKDRLCRSEERDSQKSYNWTPNWDTASGDSNYWIILVIRVIAVLLTFAAAYGVHYFYPNVFCYE